Proteins found in one Neofelis nebulosa isolate mNeoNeb1 chromosome 3, mNeoNeb1.pri, whole genome shotgun sequence genomic segment:
- the MRFAP1 gene encoding MORF4 family-associated protein 1, producing the protein MRPLDVVELAEPEEVEVLEPEEDFEQFLLPVINEMREDIAALTREHGRAYMRNRSKLWEMDNMLIQIKTQVEASEESALNHLQNPDDGVEGRGTKRCEKAEEKAKEIAKMAEMLVELVRRIERSESS; encoded by the coding sequence ATGCGGCCCTTGGACGTCGTCGAGCTGGCAGAGCCGGAGGAGGTGGAGGTGCTGGAGCCCGAGGAGGATTTCGAGCAGTTCCTGCTGCCCGTCATCAACGAGATGCGGGAGGACATCGCGGCGCTGACCCGGGAGCACGGCCGGGCGTACATGCGGAACCGGAGCAAGCTGTGGGAGATGGACAATATGCTCATCCAAATCAAAACGCAGGTGGAGGCCTCGGAGGAGAGCGCCCTGAACCATCTTCAGAATCCCGACGATGGAGTCGAGGGCAGAGGGACCAAACGGTGCGAGAAGGCGGAGGAGAAGGCCAAGGAGATCGCGAAGATGGCAGAGATGTTGGTGGAGCTGGTCCGGCGGATAGAGAGAAGCGAATCGTCGTGA